In a single window of the candidate division WOR-3 bacterium genome:
- a CDS encoding response regulator, with protein MDTEKKKKKILLIEDEVNLQELIKFRLEEAGYEVLIAGDGLSGLSLVRTQKPDLVLLDLMLPKLDGYTICRLLKMDDATRGIPIVMVTARTMPQDRERGLEMGADAYITKPADFTTLLAKIEELTKKETKKAESTPPDEG; from the coding sequence ATGGACACTGAGAAAAAAAAGAAGAAAATCCTTCTGATTGAAGATGAGGTAAACCTCCAAGAGTTGATAAAATTCCGGTTGGAAGAAGCGGGTTATGAAGTATTAATCGCGGGTGATGGCCTCTCCGGACTCAGTTTAGTCCGTACCCAAAAACCTGATCTCGTCCTTCTTGACCTAATGCTTCCGAAATTGGATGGCTACACCATCTGCCGGCTCTTAAAGATGGATGACGCAACCAGAGGGATTCCCATCGTTATGGTTACCGCCCGCACTATGCCCCAAGACCGGGAGAGAGGTTTGGAGATGGGCGCGGATGCCTATATTACAAAACCTGCAGATTTCACCACCCTCTTGGCGAAGATTGAAGAGTTGACCAAAAAGGAGACGAAAAAGGCAGAATCAACCCCTCCGGATGAAGGATAA
- a CDS encoding M6 family metalloprotease domain-containing protein, producing the protein MKDNLKIYFSLLFLLPFLLFACPPNPFRKADLPKIIFPPGVEKPEKIKRMKVAVRKNIVILCDFADNIHTYSPIDFNRLLFREGASSLRDYYREVSYGNLSLEGLVTEWQRMDRTYSFYVADSFGVFRDFPNNSQGLIYDLISKIDPDVNFRNFDNDGDGYVDCLIVVHAGPGAEETGNKRDFWSHKWQLSDNSTGCPGPYFTNDGVYIDAYTLQPERFADGDLMTIGVFAHEFGHILGLPDLYDTDYSSNGLGIFCLMAAGSWAREDASSLPGSSPVHLVSWCKYLLGWLNPDSLQKGYLEEKANATLSAICDFPSAYRLLENPFGVDWSWENPGTGEYFLVENRYRRGFDKGLPGSGLLILHIDETRRGNDNERAPLVGILRPGKIGFSLPSYSWGEESDLWKNDTTGFTEWTIPNSNFYSGLPSGVRVRNISSPGEVMSVDLAITPVFLGKVYAYPNPFLKGDNKELKIYYCPSDTERMRERPPFKVHIYTLAGEHIKTVDGVAERRVAYWDLKNSQGKEVAGGLYLYVIEIATDGRKERQRGFFSVVK; encoded by the coding sequence ATGAAGGATAACCTAAAAATCTATTTTTCTCTTCTCTTTCTCCTTCCTTTCCTCCTTTTTGCTTGTCCCCCGAATCCGTTTCGGAAAGCGGACCTGCCAAAGATAATTTTCCCACCGGGTGTGGAAAAACCCGAGAAGATAAAGAGGATGAAGGTTGCGGTAAGGAAGAATATCGTAATCCTTTGTGATTTTGCCGACAATATCCATACCTATTCCCCTATAGATTTTAACCGCCTCCTTTTTAGGGAAGGGGCTTCTTCTTTAAGGGATTACTACCGAGAGGTTTCTTATGGGAATCTCTCCTTAGAAGGTTTAGTAACCGAATGGCAGAGGATGGATAGGACCTACTCGTTTTATGTAGCCGATTCCTTTGGTGTCTTCCGCGACTTTCCCAATAATTCTCAGGGTTTAATTTATGACTTAATTTCTAAGATTGATCCGGACGTTAATTTCCGGAATTTTGATAATGATGGCGACGGCTATGTTGATTGTCTTATCGTCGTTCATGCTGGACCCGGGGCAGAAGAAACGGGTAATAAAAGGGACTTTTGGTCTCATAAGTGGCAACTTTCCGATAACTCTACGGGTTGTCCCGGTCCTTATTTCACCAATGACGGTGTCTATATTGATGCCTATACTTTGCAACCGGAGAGATTTGCTGATGGCGATTTAATGACAATTGGGGTCTTCGCCCACGAATTCGGGCATATCTTAGGTCTTCCCGACCTTTATGATACTGATTATTCCAGTAATGGTTTAGGTATTTTCTGTCTGATGGCGGCGGGTAGTTGGGCAAGGGAGGATGCGAGTTCTCTTCCCGGGAGTTCACCAGTTCATTTAGTCTCTTGGTGTAAATATCTTTTGGGCTGGCTTAATCCGGATTCTTTACAGAAGGGGTATTTAGAAGAAAAAGCGAATGCTACTTTATCAGCAATCTGCGATTTCCCTTCTGCCTATCGCCTTTTAGAAAATCCCTTTGGGGTTGATTGGTCATGGGAAAATCCCGGTACCGGCGAATACTTTTTAGTGGAAAATCGCTACCGGAGGGGATTTGATAAAGGACTTCCTGGTTCCGGCCTTTTAATTTTGCACATTGACGAAACAAGAAGGGGAAATGATAACGAAAGAGCCCCTCTGGTAGGCATCCTCCGACCTGGGAAAATTGGTTTTTCTCTCCCTTCCTATTCTTGGGGGGAAGAGAGTGATTTATGGAAAAACGATACCACCGGTTTTACCGAATGGACGATACCCAATTCTAATTTCTATTCCGGTCTGCCTTCTGGTGTTCGGGTGAGAAATATCTCTTCTCCGGGTGAGGTGATGAGTGTCGATTTAGCAATTACCCCGGTCTTCTTGGGGAAGGTTTACGCCTATCCCAACCCTTTCCTCAAAGGGGATAATAAAGAGTTAAAAATTTATTACTGCCCTTCGGATACGGAAAGGATGAGAGAAAGGCCGCCCTTTAAGGTTCATATTTATACTCTTGCCGGCGAACATATAAAGACGGTTGATGGGGTAGCAGAGAGGAGAGTTGCTTATTGGGACTTGAAAAATTCTCAGGGGAAAGAGGTTGCGGGCGGTCTCTATCTCTACGTTATTGAAATCGCAACGGATGGGAGGAAGGAAAGACAGCGAGGTTTTTTTAGTGTGGTGAAGTAG